A region of Paenibacillus thiaminolyticus DNA encodes the following proteins:
- a CDS encoding bifunctional 3,4-dihydroxy-2-butanone-4-phosphate synthase/GTP cyclohydrolase II codes for MSEQFQFDTIEDAIRDLMEGKVIIVVDDEDRENEGDFLTLADKATPDAINFMITEGRGLVCVPITPERAEELDLPPMVTHNTDNHGTAFTVSIDHVETSTGISAYERSLTIQKMLDPQAQAADFRRPGHIFPLIAKRGGVLRRAGHTEAAVDLARLCGAPPAGVICEVIKEDGTMARLPDLIEIKQKHGLKLICIKDLIHYRNEKENLVRREVEVNMPTDFGVFRAIAYTNEVDNKEHVALVKGEVDGTKPVLVRVHSECLTGDVFHSHRCDCGPQFAAALRAIEREGNGVLLYMRQEGRGIGLINKLKAYKLQEQGLDTVDANLKLGFPADLRDYGIGAQILKDLGVRHIRLMTNNPRKIKGLEGYGLEIVERVPIQMQENEDNTRYLHTKAAKLGHMLVFDDIEQNEQIES; via the coding sequence ATGAGTGAACAATTTCAGTTCGATACGATAGAGGACGCGATCCGAGACTTAATGGAAGGCAAAGTGATCATCGTCGTCGATGACGAGGATCGTGAGAACGAAGGCGACTTCCTGACGCTGGCCGACAAGGCGACGCCGGATGCGATCAACTTCATGATAACCGAGGGCCGAGGGCTCGTCTGCGTGCCGATAACGCCCGAGCGGGCAGAAGAGCTGGATCTGCCGCCGATGGTTACGCATAACACCGATAATCACGGGACGGCGTTCACGGTGTCGATCGACCATGTCGAGACATCGACAGGCATCTCGGCTTATGAGCGCTCGCTGACGATTCAGAAGATGCTCGATCCGCAGGCGCAAGCCGCAGACTTCCGCCGTCCGGGCCACATCTTCCCGCTTATCGCGAAGCGGGGCGGCGTGCTGCGCCGCGCAGGCCATACCGAAGCGGCCGTCGACCTGGCCCGCCTGTGCGGAGCGCCGCCGGCGGGGGTCATCTGCGAGGTGATTAAGGAAGACGGGACGATGGCGCGGCTGCCAGATCTGATAGAGATCAAGCAGAAGCACGGCTTGAAGCTCATTTGCATCAAAGATCTGATTCATTATCGCAATGAGAAAGAGAATCTGGTCCGGCGCGAAGTCGAAGTCAACATGCCTACCGACTTCGGCGTGTTCCGGGCGATCGCTTACACGAACGAGGTCGACAACAAGGAGCATGTCGCCTTGGTCAAGGGCGAGGTCGATGGCACGAAGCCGGTGCTGGTCCGCGTCCATTCCGAATGTCTGACCGGGGATGTGTTCCATTCGCACCGCTGCGACTGCGGGCCTCAATTCGCGGCCGCATTGCGCGCGATCGAGCGGGAAGGGAACGGCGTTCTCCTCTATATGCGGCAGGAAGGCCGGGGGATCGGCCTCATTAATAAGCTGAAAGCGTACAAGCTTCAGGAACAAGGCCTGGATACGGTCGACGCGAACTTGAAGCTCGGGTTCCCGGCGGATCTGCGGGATTACGGCATCGGCGCGCAGATTTTGAAGGATCTCGGTGTCCGCCACATCCGGCTCATGACGAACAATCCCCGCAAAATCAAAGGGCTCGAAGGCTACGGCCTTGAAATTGTCGAGCGGGTGCCGATTCAGATGCAGGAAAACGAAGACAATACGCGTTATCTGCATACGAAGGCAGCGAAGCTCGGACATATGCTCGTATTCGATGATATCGAGCAGAATGAACAAATCGAATCCTGA
- a CDS encoding VanZ family protein, whose translation MRKRSRLGLLWFILTIAWMAFIFMKSDEPYSVQDVKPALGSVVSEEQLLRYIPRWEFYYGGSLVSWREPYHFVEFFIRKGGHVAEFALLTVLLILTLSARVRSKGLVAAGSGLIAVLYACSDEWHQTFVPGRTGHLADVAVDSIGVVLVLAAYLIVVAIRRRRVR comes from the coding sequence ATGCGCAAGAGAAGCCGGTTAGGCCTACTATGGTTTATTTTGACCATCGCCTGGATGGCATTTATTTTCATGAAATCGGATGAACCTTACTCGGTTCAGGATGTGAAGCCGGCGCTCGGCTCCGTCGTTTCCGAAGAGCAGCTGCTTCGCTATATTCCGCGTTGGGAATTTTACTATGGCGGCAGTCTTGTGTCATGGCGGGAGCCTTACCATTTCGTCGAATTTTTTATCCGTAAAGGCGGGCATGTAGCCGAGTTCGCCCTGCTGACGGTGCTGCTTATCTTGACACTGTCGGCCCGTGTCCGTTCGAAGGGACTGGTCGCGGCGGGGAGCGGGCTCATTGCTGTCTTATACGCCTGCTCCGATGAATGGCACCAGACCTTCGTGCCTGGGCGGACCGGACATCTCGCCGATGTTGCGGTCGACTCTATCGGAGTGGTACTCGTGTTGGCCGCCTATTTGATCGTGGTTGCGATCCGGCGGAGAAGGGTAAGGTGA
- a CDS encoding segregation and condensation protein A, producing MSVTYKLELFEGPLDLLLHLIDQAEIAIQDISISEITDQYMNYLHSMKELELDITSEFLVMAATLLAMKSQQLLPKPPVMEWDDDMMDYEEEELDPRAELIRKLVEYRKYKGIAEHLREKESERSLLFTKEPEDLTPFMPSKPSNPVEGLHVSDLIEAFQKALRKASRRTMVATIHRDEISVKDRIRDIVTVLRPVGRGGKLLFSKLLSEQLSRHEVVVTFLAVLELMKLKQIRCFQDRVFDEIVIQWQGDVEDDGLSDVEVDY from the coding sequence GTGTCCGTCACTTACAAGCTGGAGCTGTTCGAAGGGCCGCTTGATCTGCTGCTTCACCTTATCGATCAGGCGGAGATTGCTATTCAGGATATCTCGATCAGCGAGATTACCGATCAATATATGAATTATTTACATAGCATGAAGGAATTGGAATTGGATATTACGAGCGAGTTTCTCGTTATGGCAGCGACCCTCTTAGCGATGAAGTCCCAACAGCTCTTACCAAAGCCGCCCGTCATGGAATGGGATGACGACATGATGGACTACGAAGAAGAGGAACTGGACCCGCGAGCGGAGCTGATCCGCAAGCTGGTGGAATACCGGAAGTACAAAGGAATCGCCGAGCATTTGCGGGAAAAGGAATCGGAGCGAAGCCTGCTGTTCACGAAGGAACCGGAGGATCTGACTCCGTTCATGCCGTCGAAGCCGTCGAATCCGGTGGAAGGGCTCCATGTGTCGGATTTGATTGAGGCCTTCCAGAAGGCGCTGCGCAAAGCATCCCGGCGCACGATGGTCGCCACGATTCACCGCGACGAGATTTCCGTGAAGGATCGGATACGCGATATCGTCACCGTTCTGCGGCCGGTGGGAAGGGGAGGCAAGCTGCTGTTCTCCAAGCTGCTGAGCGAGCAGTTGTCCCGCCACGAGGTGGTCGTGACGTTCCTGGCGGTGCTGGAATTAATGAAGTTGAAGCAGATTCGTTGTTTTCAAGATCGGGTATTCGATGAAATTGTGATTCAGTGGCAAGGGGATGTGGAAGACGATGGACTTTCAGACGTTGAAGTCGATTATTGA
- the ribE gene encoding 6,7-dimethyl-8-ribityllumazine synthase, protein MPHVFEGHLVSEGLKYGIVAGRFNEFIVSKLLSGALDALKRHGVKDEEISVAWVPGAFEIPLIAQKMAESGKYDAVITLGAVIRGSTPHFDYVCSETAKGVAQVNMKTGVPTVFGVLTTDSIEQAIERAGTKAGNKGWEAAATAIEMANLTNQLK, encoded by the coding sequence ATGCCACATGTATTTGAAGGTCATTTAGTATCGGAAGGGTTAAAATATGGCATCGTCGCCGGACGCTTCAATGAATTCATCGTCTCCAAGCTGCTGTCGGGCGCGCTGGACGCGCTGAAGCGCCACGGCGTGAAGGATGAGGAGATCTCTGTCGCCTGGGTTCCCGGCGCGTTCGAGATTCCGCTCATCGCCCAGAAAATGGCGGAAAGCGGCAAATATGACGCGGTGATCACGTTGGGCGCCGTCATTCGCGGATCTACGCCGCATTTTGACTATGTGTGCAGCGAGACAGCCAAAGGGGTCGCCCAAGTCAATATGAAAACAGGCGTGCCAACCGTGTTCGGCGTGCTGACGACGGATTCGATCGAGCAGGCGATCGAGCGCGCAGGCACGAAGGCCGGCAACAAGGGCTGGGAAGCGGCCGCAACGGCAATTGAAATGGCAAACTTGACGAATCAGTTGAAATAG
- a CDS encoding transglycosylase SLT domain-containing protein, which translates to MRKGVITVVGAAIVLTSCSLDGLNKETATYQEYVDRVPLVFELEMERQARQVDLHKSSGKEKEVRIQSASTKNEAPARPHIPSIKLPDEVLDLIWKETRKKNIDYMTFLALIKVESNFDTDLVHSNPNGTEDYGLVQMNSVNVSRLSKAIGRPNLDKFEPKDNILLGLAELLECRAYWQDKYKGDNLEKAMLLAYNRGRYGSKRWIQDKGTLDSAYTKRVLKAKAQYKREAAEAAQAAPKKSGSNMASPKPQKPAQTMRIQRTRQAN; encoded by the coding sequence ATGAGGAAAGGTGTCATAACCGTCGTAGGCGCGGCAATTGTCCTTACATCCTGCAGCCTGGACGGATTGAACAAAGAGACGGCGACGTACCAGGAGTATGTGGATCGGGTGCCGCTCGTATTCGAGTTGGAAATGGAACGTCAAGCGCGGCAAGTAGACTTGCATAAGAGCAGCGGGAAAGAAAAAGAGGTTCGCATTCAATCGGCGTCAACGAAGAACGAGGCGCCCGCTCGTCCGCACATTCCGTCGATTAAGCTGCCGGATGAAGTGCTTGATTTGATCTGGAAGGAAACCCGCAAAAAGAATATTGATTATATGACTTTTTTGGCTTTGATCAAAGTGGAAAGCAACTTCGATACAGACCTGGTGCACAGTAATCCGAACGGAACGGAGGATTACGGGCTCGTGCAAATGAACTCCGTCAACGTATCCCGGTTGTCCAAAGCGATCGGGCGCCCGAATCTTGATAAGTTCGAGCCGAAAGACAATATTCTGCTCGGCTTGGCCGAACTGCTCGAATGCCGCGCTTATTGGCAGGACAAGTATAAGGGCGATAACCTGGAAAAAGCGATGCTCCTCGCTTATAATCGTGGTAGATACGGATCCAAGCGCTGGATTCAGGACAAAGGCACGCTGGATAGCGCCTATACGAAACGGGTGCTGAAAGCGAAAGCCCAGTATAAGCGTGAGGCGGCCGAGGCTGCGCAGGCGGCCCCAAAGAAGTCGGGGTCGAATATGGCTTCCCCAAAGCCGCAGAAGCCGGCTCAGACGATGAGAATCCAGCGCACAAGACAGGCGAATTGA
- the scpB gene encoding SMC-Scp complex subunit ScpB, protein MDFQTLKSIIEGLLFMAGDEGLNSKQIAEITKQRQEIVMEALHDLQADMERSKRGIQIVAIAGMYQLTTLPDHAPYFERMAYSPSRSSLSQAALETLAIVAYRQPITRVEIEEVRGVKSDRAIQTLVNKDLIEETGRAEAIGRPILYGTTRAFLDYFGLASLSELPEASAFEQNEGLEEETQLLFQKLEGRQLTIEDVNEEGGER, encoded by the coding sequence ATGGACTTTCAGACGTTGAAGTCGATTATTGAAGGGCTCCTGTTTATGGCGGGAGATGAAGGTTTAAATAGTAAGCAAATCGCAGAAATTACGAAACAGCGGCAGGAAATCGTCATGGAGGCGCTGCATGATTTGCAGGCGGACATGGAGCGTTCGAAGCGCGGGATCCAGATCGTGGCCATTGCCGGCATGTATCAACTGACGACGTTGCCGGATCATGCGCCTTATTTCGAACGAATGGCCTATTCGCCTTCCCGCTCGTCTCTGTCCCAGGCGGCGCTCGAGACGCTGGCGATCGTGGCTTACCGCCAGCCGATCACTCGCGTGGAGATTGAGGAGGTTCGCGGCGTCAAGTCCGATCGGGCCATTCAGACGCTCGTGAACAAAGATCTGATCGAAGAAACGGGCCGGGCCGAAGCGATCGGAAGGCCGATACTGTATGGCACGACGCGCGCCTTTCTCGACTATTTCGGGCTGGCAAGCTTGTCCGAACTGCCGGAAGCTTCGGCCTTCGAACAAAATGAAGGATTGGAGGAGGAGACGCAGCTGTTGTTCCAGAAATTAGAAGGACGGCAGCTGACGATTGAAGATGTGAACGAAGAAGGAGGAGAACGTTAA
- the lysA gene encoding diaminopimelate decarboxylase: MHLHGTSTINESGHLEIGGCDVTTLKNQFGTPLYIMDETLIRTRSREYMEAFRESGLNFQVAYASKAFCVMAMCRIADEEGLSLDVVSEGELHTALQAGFPAERIHFHGNNKTPDEIEMALDAGIGCFVVDSFAELHLLNALAKIRRQQVSVLLRVTPGVEAHTHEYISTGQTDSKFGFDIGNGTALQAVAQASDAEGLHLLGIHSHIGSQIFETEGFQMAVQRVAEFAANVRSQMNVVFQVVNLGGGFGIRYIEGDTPLAVRDYVKAIAEAVRTHFGPIYSELPEIWVEPGRSIVGEAGTTLYTIGSIKDIPGVRKYVAVDGGMTDNPRPALYESKYEAIVANRANDPTDEIVAIAGKCCESGDMLIWDVALPTVSAGDLLAVSCTGAYNYSMASNYNRIPRPAVVFVREGEADLVVRRETHDDIVRCDLIPARLEKRESQPLGR; encoded by the coding sequence ATGCACTTACATGGAACAAGTACAATCAATGAATCCGGCCACCTCGAAATCGGCGGCTGTGATGTGACCACCTTGAAAAATCAGTTCGGAACACCGTTGTACATTATGGATGAGACACTCATTCGTACCCGCTCCCGCGAATATATGGAAGCGTTTCGGGAGTCGGGGCTGAACTTCCAGGTTGCCTACGCGAGCAAGGCGTTCTGCGTGATGGCCATGTGCCGCATCGCGGACGAGGAGGGCTTGTCCCTTGATGTCGTATCTGAAGGGGAACTGCATACGGCGCTGCAAGCAGGCTTTCCCGCCGAACGGATCCATTTTCATGGCAATAACAAGACGCCGGACGAGATCGAAATGGCGCTCGATGCCGGCATCGGATGCTTCGTCGTCGACAGCTTCGCCGAGCTGCACCTGCTCAATGCATTAGCCAAAATACGGCGTCAACAAGTTTCGGTCCTGCTCCGCGTGACGCCCGGCGTTGAAGCCCACACGCATGAATATATCTCAACCGGTCAGACGGATTCCAAGTTCGGCTTCGACATTGGGAACGGAACGGCGCTTCAGGCCGTGGCGCAAGCATCCGATGCGGAAGGCTTGCATCTGCTCGGGATTCACTCCCATATCGGATCGCAAATTTTTGAGACGGAAGGATTCCAGATGGCAGTGCAGCGTGTCGCGGAATTCGCGGCCAACGTGCGCAGCCAGATGAATGTTGTCTTTCAGGTCGTCAATCTGGGCGGCGGCTTCGGCATTCGCTATATTGAAGGCGATACGCCGCTCGCTGTCCGGGATTATGTGAAGGCGATTGCGGAAGCGGTACGCACGCACTTCGGGCCGATTTATAGCGAATTGCCGGAGATCTGGGTTGAGCCGGGCCGCAGCATCGTTGGGGAAGCCGGCACGACGCTGTACACCATCGGTTCGATTAAGGATATCCCTGGGGTTCGCAAGTATGTTGCGGTCGATGGGGGCATGACTGACAATCCTCGTCCAGCGCTGTATGAATCAAAATATGAGGCGATCGTAGCCAACCGTGCGAACGATCCAACCGATGAAATCGTGGCGATTGCGGGTAAATGCTGCGAGAGCGGCGATATGCTCATTTGGGATGTGGCGTTGCCCACCGTGTCGGCCGGAGATCTTCTTGCCGTCTCCTGCACAGGTGCATATAACTATTCGATGGCGAGCAATTACAACCGGATCCCGCGCCCGGCCGTCGTCTTTGTCCGGGAGGGCGAAGCGGATCTTGTCGTCCGCCGCGAAACGCATGATGATATTGTCCGCTGCGATCTGATTCCGGCCCGGCTGGAAAAACGTGAATCGCAGCCGCTTGGCCGCTAA
- a CDS encoding riboflavin synthase: protein MFTGLVEEVGRLQAVTKRGEAMVLHIRAGKVLEGMKIGDSIAVNGVCLTAVSYDSGSFMADVMPETFRHTNLKDLQPGAPVNLERAMAADGRFGGHIVQGHVDGLARIMRRTAQANAVVFEFLPEAPGMAKYMIPRGSVTVDGISLTLTRAEEGVFAVSIIPHTLAETALHGKQPGDTVNIECDVLAKYVDHLLAFGSRSAASGSSRISSAFLAEHGFM, encoded by the coding sequence ATGTTCACGGGACTCGTTGAAGAAGTCGGCCGGCTCCAGGCCGTTACGAAGCGCGGGGAAGCGATGGTACTCCATATCCGTGCAGGGAAAGTGCTGGAAGGGATGAAGATCGGCGACAGTATCGCCGTGAACGGAGTATGCCTGACTGCGGTCTCCTATGACTCCGGCTCATTCATGGCGGATGTTATGCCGGAGACGTTCCGGCATACGAACTTGAAGGATTTGCAGCCGGGCGCCCCGGTCAATCTGGAACGGGCCATGGCGGCGGATGGCCGCTTCGGCGGACATATCGTACAGGGCCATGTCGATGGGCTGGCGCGCATTATGCGCCGGACGGCGCAGGCGAATGCGGTGGTGTTCGAATTCCTCCCCGAGGCTCCGGGCATGGCGAAGTATATGATCCCGCGGGGATCGGTTACCGTGGACGGGATTAGCCTCACCCTTACCCGGGCGGAGGAGGGCGTGTTCGCCGTCTCGATCATTCCGCATACACTTGCCGAGACGGCGCTGCACGGCAAGCAGCCGGGAGACACGGTCAATATCGAATGCGACGTGTTGGCCAAATATGTCGATCATTTGCTGGCCTTCGGCAGCCGCTCCGCCGCGAGCGGAAGCTCCCGCATCAGCAGCGCCTTTTTGGCGGAGCACGGCTTTATGTGA
- a CDS encoding metal-dependent hydrolase, whose protein sequence is MRIQFHGHACVEIDTGKHRLIIDPFLTGNPSAKATPDQIQADYVLLTHGHGDHIADAADIAKRNDATILAIVELADYMEQQGTRAIGMNLGGGGTFDFGSIKWVNALHSSSVTVNGQAQYLGNPAGIVLKMDGLTVYHAGDTALYSDMKLIGERYKPDIAFLPIGSFFTMDPEDALLAAQWTKAKVVIPIHYNTFPPIEQDGAAFVTQLKLIGIQGMELTPGESLDTNELELG, encoded by the coding sequence ATGCGAATTCAGTTTCATGGGCATGCCTGCGTCGAAATCGATACTGGGAAGCATCGGCTGATCATCGATCCATTTTTGACGGGCAATCCGTCCGCGAAGGCCACACCGGATCAGATTCAGGCGGATTATGTGCTGCTTACCCATGGCCATGGCGATCATATCGCAGACGCGGCGGACATTGCGAAGCGGAATGACGCCACCATCTTGGCCATCGTGGAGCTGGCCGATTACATGGAGCAGCAGGGCACGCGCGCTATCGGCATGAATCTGGGCGGGGGAGGCACATTCGACTTCGGTTCGATCAAATGGGTCAATGCCCTCCACAGCTCCTCGGTCACAGTGAACGGGCAGGCTCAATATTTGGGCAACCCGGCGGGAATCGTACTTAAGATGGATGGATTGACCGTGTACCACGCGGGAGATACCGCCTTGTACAGCGACATGAAGCTGATTGGCGAGCGGTATAAGCCGGACATCGCCTTTTTGCCTATCGGCAGCTTCTTCACGATGGATCCGGAGGACGCGCTCCTGGCCGCGCAATGGACCAAGGCGAAGGTCGTCATCCCGATTCATTACAATACGTTCCCGCCGATCGAACAGGACGGCGCGGCCTTCGTCACTCAACTGAAGCTTATCGGCATTCAGGGCATGGAGCTGACGCCAGGGGAATCGCTTGACACCAATGAATTGGAGCTGGGCTGA
- a CDS encoding spore germination protein codes for MTEQETHESAQTEGELQPPPSADGSSGPIGSEAQDHGQGGTANVSRQSGSRQKGKGNKPGKANASHNGKQQPVEVSDTIEEAIAYWNGDDEIPKSLEDTKKTLQEVVGFTDSFDVIFREMTFGGRRVGLFYLNGFAKDEVMTIILARLTFLDKKSISPNALKAFFDCYIPHIQVEKVNKFSEVINKVLAGGSAFFIEHEAEAIVTDVKTFPSRNPEEPSLERVVRGARDGFNETLLTNVTLVRRRLRDPGLKYEIIQVGRRTRTDVCLAYIDDIVDMTQVEAVRKKIKAANLEGLPLADKQLEEVIINKGWNPYPLVRYSERPDVVAAHLLDGNVVIFVDTSPSVMILPTTFFDLCQHAEENRQTPFMGTYMRWIRFIGIFSSLFLLPIWMLFVIEPGIKPAALQIIGPHKIAKLPIIMQFLLAEVGIDLMRMAAVHTPSPLATALGLVAAILIGDIAVKTGVFVNEVILYMAVAAVGMFATPSYELGLANRIVRLILLVLVALFKVPGLVIGITLYILWLSLHRSYNSSYLWPFIPFNVKAMFNILFRQPVLDMKTRPSFNKTRDNTKMPPGSPSGRYNGERQT; via the coding sequence ATGACGGAGCAAGAGACGCATGAGTCAGCTCAGACGGAAGGGGAGCTGCAGCCTCCACCTTCCGCTGACGGTTCTTCCGGTCCGATTGGGTCCGAAGCTCAGGATCATGGGCAAGGCGGCACGGCGAACGTAAGCCGGCAGAGTGGATCAAGACAGAAGGGAAAAGGCAATAAGCCCGGGAAAGCAAATGCGTCACACAATGGCAAGCAGCAACCGGTTGAAGTCTCGGACACGATCGAAGAAGCGATTGCATATTGGAATGGCGATGATGAGATTCCGAAGAGTCTGGAGGATACGAAGAAGACGTTGCAGGAGGTTGTAGGTTTTACCGATTCGTTCGATGTGATTTTCCGCGAGATGACATTTGGCGGACGGCGGGTCGGCCTCTTTTATTTGAATGGCTTTGCCAAGGACGAGGTCATGACGATTATTTTAGCACGTCTAACGTTCCTGGACAAAAAATCGATAAGCCCAAACGCACTAAAGGCATTTTTTGATTGCTATATCCCGCATATTCAGGTGGAAAAGGTAAATAAGTTCAGTGAAGTGATCAATAAGGTGCTTGCAGGCGGCAGCGCCTTCTTCATCGAGCATGAGGCAGAAGCGATCGTGACGGATGTGAAGACGTTCCCTTCGCGGAATCCGGAGGAGCCTTCGCTGGAACGGGTAGTGCGCGGGGCCCGCGACGGATTTAACGAGACGCTGCTCACGAACGTTACACTGGTGCGGCGGCGGCTTCGCGATCCTGGCTTGAAATATGAGATCATCCAGGTCGGAAGGCGGACGCGAACCGACGTATGCCTTGCATATATTGATGATATCGTCGACATGACGCAGGTGGAGGCGGTGCGCAAAAAGATTAAGGCAGCCAATCTGGAAGGACTGCCGCTCGCCGATAAGCAACTGGAGGAGGTTATCATCAACAAAGGCTGGAACCCGTATCCGCTTGTCCGGTATTCCGAAAGGCCGGATGTGGTGGCGGCGCATTTGCTTGACGGCAATGTCGTCATTTTCGTCGATACATCGCCTTCTGTCATGATACTGCCGACGACGTTCTTCGATCTATGCCAGCATGCGGAGGAGAACCGCCAGACGCCGTTCATGGGGACCTATATGCGATGGATTCGCTTCATCGGCATATTTTCTTCCTTGTTCCTGCTGCCGATTTGGATGCTATTCGTGATCGAGCCAGGCATCAAGCCAGCCGCCCTGCAGATTATTGGTCCGCATAAAATCGCGAAGCTGCCCATTATCATGCAGTTCCTGCTGGCTGAAGTCGGGATCGATTTGATGCGCATGGCGGCTGTCCACACGCCTTCCCCGCTGGCTACAGCGCTTGGACTCGTGGCAGCGATATTAATCGGGGATATTGCGGTTAAGACGGGCGTATTCGTCAATGAGGTCATTTTGTACATGGCTGTGGCGGCCGTCGGCATGTTCGCCACTCCAAGCTATGAGCTGGGGCTGGCCAACCGCATTGTCCGGCTTATTCTGCTCGTGTTGGTAGCGTTGTTCAAAGTTCCCGGATTGGTGATCGGCATTACGCTCTATATTCTTTGGCTATCGCTGCATCGTTCCTACAATTCGTCCTATCTCTGGCCGTTTATTCCGTTCAACGTCAAGGCGATGTTCAACATTCTGTTCCGTCAGCCGGTGCTGGACATGAAGACACGGCCGAGCTTCAACAAGACGCGCGATAATACGAAGATGCCGCCGGGTTCTCCTTCCGGGCGGTATAATGGCGAGCGACAGACATAG
- the ribD gene encoding bifunctional diaminohydroxyphosphoribosylaminopyrimidine deaminase/5-amino-6-(5-phosphoribosylamino)uracil reductase RibD — MHPVINDEFYMQLALDMADRAIGQTGINPAVGCVIVREGRVVGLGAHLQRGEGHAEVHALQMAGEAARDATAYVTLEPCSHYGKTPPCSLRLLEAGIKRIVIGCLDPNPAVSGRGATLLREHGVEVVAGVLQPAAEALIEMFAKYITTGLPYVTLKTASTLDGRIATHTGDSRWISNEQAREQVHAMRHRHHAIMAGIGTVLADNPSLTTRLAVPGLHPTRLIVDSQLRLPLEAKAVADRTAPTIVFTTSRADAGKREALEARGVQVVAAGDGPQVDLRHMMEWCGSQEIGSILLEGGGRLNGAMLEGRWVDRVVLFYAPTIVGGQASPANFAFDGVSRMNDAYRLRHTRVDTLGDNVCISGYPFGTVFERIAATRDVKGGSDDVHGTR, encoded by the coding sequence GTGCATCCGGTAATAAATGATGAGTTCTACATGCAGCTAGCGCTGGATATGGCGGACCGGGCCATAGGACAGACCGGCATCAATCCGGCCGTCGGCTGCGTCATCGTCCGCGAAGGCCGGGTCGTCGGCCTAGGCGCCCACCTGCAGCGCGGCGAGGGCCATGCGGAGGTGCATGCGCTGCAAATGGCCGGCGAAGCTGCACGCGATGCTACCGCCTATGTCACGCTCGAGCCATGCAGCCACTACGGCAAGACGCCTCCCTGCAGCCTTCGCCTGCTGGAAGCCGGCATCAAGCGCATCGTCATCGGCTGCCTCGATCCGAACCCGGCGGTCAGCGGCCGGGGAGCCACGCTGCTGCGCGAGCATGGCGTCGAAGTGGTGGCGGGCGTGCTCCAGCCCGCGGCCGAGGCGCTCATCGAGATGTTCGCCAAGTACATCACGACCGGCCTGCCATACGTCACGCTCAAGACGGCGAGCACGCTGGATGGCCGCATCGCCACGCATACGGGCGACAGCCGGTGGATCTCCAACGAGCAGGCCCGGGAACAGGTGCACGCGATGCGCCACCGCCATCATGCGATTATGGCCGGAATCGGCACGGTGCTAGCCGACAATCCGTCGCTGACGACGCGGCTTGCCGTGCCAGGTCTTCATCCGACGCGGCTTATCGTCGATTCCCAGCTGCGGCTTCCGCTGGAAGCGAAAGCCGTCGCCGACCGCACCGCGCCGACGATCGTGTTCACGACTTCCCGGGCTGACGCCGGGAAGCGGGAAGCGCTGGAGGCGCGCGGCGTGCAGGTTGTCGCCGCTGGCGACGGGCCGCAGGTCGATCTGCGCCACATGATGGAATGGTGCGGAAGCCAGGAGATCGGCTCCATCCTGCTGGAAGGCGGCGGCCGCCTGAACGGCGCGATGTTGGAGGGCCGCTGGGTAGATCGGGTCGTGCTGTTCTATGCGCCGACGATTGTCGGCGGCCAGGCGTCGCCGGCCAACTTCGCCTTCGATGGCGTAAGCCGGATGAACGACGCTTACCGGCTCCGGCATACGCGGGTAGACACGCTAGGAGATAATGTTTGTATTAGCGGATATCCGTTCGGCACCGTATTTGAACGGATTGCTGCAACGCGGGATGTGAAGGGAGGAAGCGACGATGTTCACGGGACTCGTTGA
- a CDS encoding peptidylprolyl isomerase — protein MSKFAQIEMEKGGSVKIELHEKEAPGTVANFEKLANEGFYNGLSFHRVIPGFVAQGGCPQGTGMGGPGYTIKCETQGNPHKHVRGVLAMAHAGKDTGGSQFYITYDAFPHLDGVHTVFGKIVEGMEVVDQIKQGDKMKEVRVVEG, from the coding sequence ATGAGCAAATTTGCACAAATTGAGATGGAAAAGGGCGGCTCCGTCAAAATTGAATTGCACGAGAAAGAAGCGCCGGGAACGGTAGCCAACTTCGAGAAGCTGGCGAATGAGGGCTTCTACAACGGATTGAGCTTCCACCGCGTCATTCCGGGATTCGTCGCTCAAGGCGGATGCCCGCAAGGGACCGGAATGGGCGGACCGGGGTATACGATAAAGTGCGAGACACAAGGCAATCCGCACAAGCATGTGCGCGGTGTGCTCGCGATGGCACATGCCGGCAAAGATACCGGCGGCTCCCAATTTTACATCACATATGACGCTTTCCCGCATTTGGATGGCGTGCATACTGTTTTTGGTAAAATTGTGGAAGGTATGGAAGTCGTTGACCAAATCAAGCAAGGCGACAAAATGAAGGAAGTTCGCGTCGTAGAAGGCTAA